From Miscanthus floridulus cultivar M001 chromosome 15, ASM1932011v1, whole genome shotgun sequence, the proteins below share one genomic window:
- the LOC136509502 gene encoding two pore potassium channel b-like: protein MAENGVQEHLLQDGDPSKMPPPGRARRFRRCQTAPSHNAEQGSILQRQNMSRKGGSGTLPPVSPNGLLTSARPRFWLVGILLLAYLLTGTAAFYLAMDDMSGDRSRNRALDALYFSVVTMTTVGYGDIVPSSDVAKLLACVFAFAGVALVGAFLSKAADYLVEKQEALVFRAVHLNHADDAKSLRDMEANKVRYKLYTATGLLAVVLASGMAFLMKVEGMRLVDAFYCVCATVTTLGYGDRSFSSSAGRAFAAAWITVSTLVVALFFLYATELGAEWQQQNLAHWVLTRRTTSMDLEAADLDGDNRVSAAEFALYKLKELGKISQEEISEFLEEFDKLDVDHSGTLSSQDLAIAQPG from the coding sequence ATGGCGGAGAACGGCGTTCAGGAACACCTGTTACAAGACGGCGATCCTTCTAAGATGCCGCCGCCGGGAAGGGCGAGAAGGTTCCGGCGCTGCCAGACGGCGCCTTCTCACAACGCCGAGCAAGGATCCATTCTCCAGAGACAGAACATGAGCCGGAAGGGCGGCAGCGGCACATTGCCGCCGGTGTCGCCCAATGGGCTGCTCACCAGTGCGCGGCCGAGGTTCTGGCTCGTCGGCATCCTcctgctcgcctacctcctcaccGGGACTGCCGCGTTCTACCTCGCCATGGACGACATGTCCGGCGACCGCAGCAGAAACCGAGCGCTAGACGCACTCTACTTCTCGGTGGTCACAATGACCACCGTCGGGTACGGCGACATCGTCCCGTCCAGCGACGTCGCCAAGCTACTGGCCTGCGTCTTCGCCTTCGCCGGCGTGGCCCTGGTCGGAGCCTTTCTCAGCAAGGCCGCCGACTACCTTGTCGAGAAGcaggaggcgctcgtcttccgcgCGGTGCACCTTAACCACGCCGACGACGCCAAGTCGCTGCGGGACATGGAGGCCAACAAGGTCCGTTACAAGCTCTACACCGCCACCGGCCTCCTTGCCGTAGTCCTCGCGTCCGGGATGGCATTCCTGATGAAGGTCGAAGGGATGCGCCTCGTGGACGCGTTCTACTGTGTGTGCGCGACGGTAACCACGCTTGGGTACGGCGACCGCAGCTTCTCGTCGTCGGCCGGGCGCGCGTTCGCAGCTGCGTGGATCACCGTGAGCACGTTGGTGGTGGCGCTCTTCTTCCTGTACGCGACCGAGCTGGGCGCGGAGTGGCAGCAGCAGAATCTGGCGCATTGGGTGCTCACTCGGCGAACTaccagcatggacctcgaggcgGCGGACCTTGACGGCGACAATAGGGTCAGCGCCGCAGAGTTCGCCTTGTACAAGCTCAAGGAGCTGGGGAAGATCAGCCAGGAGGAGATCTCCGAGTTCCTGGAGGAGTTCGACAAGCTCGACGTCGACCACTCTGGCACCCTCTCGTCGCAAGACCTGGCCATCGCACAGCCCGGATAA